A window of the Microbacterium sp. LWH13-1.2 genome harbors these coding sequences:
- a CDS encoding glycosyltransferase 87 family protein — protein sequence MSRSRAMRPLALWSAFVLVHVVVAVAGWFYPSQPMGDVVLVYEPWSSAALSGGPIVGITETWVYPQLALVPMLLAKILSVPLITVLGVSEAYLIAWAVLVTVFDAIAFAALIGRSHSQPRETAAWFWTAALLLLGPIALYRIDAITVPLAVIAGLWLTRRPAAAAALLAIGAWIKIWPGALLLAALVAARSRMRILLTAAAVTAGVVALLFLLGADTEILGFLTQQTGRGLQIEAVAATPFLWLAAVGSARIEYSFEILTFQIDAQGADAVGAALTPLMAVLVVVVTVVGAVKAMRGASFPRLFPPLALSLVTALIVMNKVGSPQFQTWLIPPVILWLVLDRARAAVPAVLVLTLCALTCLVYPLNYDALLRAEMLPVAILTLRNILLVVALVVGIRAVVRVPAHRPSTNRE from the coding sequence GTGAGCCGCAGCAGGGCCATGCGCCCCCTCGCGCTCTGGAGCGCCTTCGTGCTCGTGCACGTCGTCGTCGCGGTGGCGGGATGGTTCTACCCGAGCCAGCCGATGGGCGATGTCGTGCTGGTGTACGAGCCCTGGTCATCGGCGGCGCTCTCGGGCGGTCCGATCGTCGGGATCACCGAGACGTGGGTGTATCCCCAGCTCGCGCTCGTGCCGATGCTTCTGGCGAAGATCCTCTCCGTGCCGCTGATCACGGTGCTCGGCGTCTCCGAGGCGTACCTGATCGCCTGGGCCGTCCTCGTCACCGTGTTCGACGCGATCGCATTCGCCGCGCTGATCGGGCGTTCGCACTCTCAGCCGCGAGAGACAGCCGCGTGGTTCTGGACCGCCGCACTGCTGCTCCTCGGACCGATCGCGCTCTACCGGATCGATGCGATCACGGTGCCCCTCGCGGTGATCGCGGGGCTCTGGCTCACCCGTCGACCGGCTGCCGCGGCCGCGCTGCTCGCGATCGGCGCCTGGATCAAGATCTGGCCCGGAGCGCTGCTGCTCGCGGCACTCGTGGCGGCGAGAAGCCGCATGCGGATCCTGCTCACCGCTGCGGCCGTGACGGCCGGCGTCGTCGCGCTTCTGTTCCTGCTCGGTGCCGACACCGAGATCCTCGGATTCCTGACCCAGCAGACCGGACGCGGCCTGCAGATCGAGGCGGTCGCAGCCACGCCGTTCCTGTGGCTCGCGGCGGTCGGTTCCGCTCGCATCGAGTACAGCTTCGAGATCCTCACGTTCCAGATCGACGCGCAGGGAGCGGATGCCGTCGGCGCGGCGCTCACACCTCTGATGGCGGTTCTCGTCGTCGTCGTCACGGTCGTCGGCGCGGTCAAGGCGATGCGAGGAGCATCCTTCCCTCGCCTCTTCCCGCCGCTCGCGCTGTCACTCGTCACTGCGCTGATCGTGATGAACAAGGTCGGCTCGCCGCAGTTCCAGACCTGGCTGATCCCGCCGGTGATCCTCTGGCTCGTGCTCGACCGCGCGCGAGCCGCCGTTCCTGCCGTCCTCGTGCTCACTCTCTGCGCGCTCACGTGCCTCGTCTACCCGCTGAACTACGACGCACTGCTGCGAGCCGAGATGCTCCCCGTCGCGATCCTGACTCTGCGGAACATCCTGCTCGTCGTGGCCCTGGTCGTCGGCATCCGCGCCGTCGTCCGAGTGCCCGCACACCGACCCTCAACGAACCGGGAGTGA
- a CDS encoding bifunctional o-acetylhomoserine/o-acetylserine sulfhydrylase, whose translation MSAPETWRFETKQIHSGAAPDPVTKARATPIYQTTSYVFDSADHAANLFALAEFGNIYTRIQNPTQDVLEQRLAALEGGTGALVLSSGQAASTFAVLNIAQAGDHIVSSSSIYGGTYNLFKYTLAKLGIEVTFVENQDDPEEWRRAIRPNTKLFFAETIGNPQINILDIRTVADVAHEGGVPLIVDNTIATPYLIRPFEHGADIVVHSVTKFLGGHGTTIGGAIIDGGTFEWSKNIERFPGLTEPDPSYHGASYTAAVGDPLAYIIKARVQLLRDLGSAIAPQSAWNLIQGIETLSLRIERHVQNAQEIAEWLDGRDDVASVNYSGLPSSPWYAKANHYAPKGVGAVLSFELKGGVEAGREFVNSLSLFSHLANIGDVRSLVIHPASTTHAQLTPEQQLTAGVTPGLVRLSVGIENIEDLKADLDEALAAARRVSEAARA comes from the coding sequence ATGTCCGCACCCGAGACCTGGCGTTTCGAGACCAAGCAGATCCACTCCGGCGCTGCTCCCGACCCGGTGACCAAGGCCCGCGCCACTCCGATCTACCAGACCACGTCCTACGTGTTCGACAGCGCCGACCACGCGGCGAACCTGTTCGCCCTGGCCGAGTTCGGCAACATCTACACACGCATCCAGAACCCGACCCAGGACGTCCTGGAGCAGCGCCTCGCCGCGCTCGAGGGGGGCACCGGCGCCCTCGTCCTCTCCAGCGGCCAGGCGGCATCGACGTTCGCCGTCCTGAACATCGCGCAGGCCGGCGACCACATCGTGTCGTCGAGCTCGATCTACGGCGGCACGTACAACCTGTTCAAGTACACGCTCGCGAAGCTCGGCATCGAGGTCACGTTCGTCGAGAACCAGGACGACCCCGAAGAGTGGCGCCGCGCGATCCGCCCGAACACGAAGCTGTTCTTCGCCGAGACCATCGGCAACCCGCAGATCAACATCCTCGACATCCGCACCGTCGCCGACGTGGCTCACGAGGGCGGCGTGCCGCTGATCGTCGACAACACGATCGCGACCCCGTACCTGATCCGTCCGTTCGAGCACGGCGCCGACATCGTCGTGCACTCGGTCACCAAGTTCCTCGGCGGCCACGGCACCACCATCGGCGGCGCGATCATCGACGGTGGCACGTTCGAGTGGTCGAAGAACATCGAGCGATTCCCCGGTCTCACCGAGCCCGACCCCTCGTACCACGGTGCCAGCTACACGGCGGCCGTCGGCGACCCGCTCGCCTACATCATCAAGGCGCGCGTGCAGCTGCTGCGCGACCTCGGATCGGCCATCGCACCGCAGAGCGCCTGGAACCTCATCCAGGGCATCGAGACGCTCTCGCTGCGCATCGAGCGCCACGTGCAGAACGCCCAGGAGATCGCCGAATGGCTCGACGGCCGCGATGACGTCGCCTCGGTCAACTATTCGGGCCTCCCCTCCTCCCCCTGGTATGCCAAGGCGAACCATTACGCGCCCAAGGGCGTCGGCGCGGTGCTGTCGTTCGAGCTGAAGGGCGGCGTGGAGGCCGGTCGCGAGTTCGTCAACAGCCTGTCGCTGTTCAGCCACCTCGCCAACATCGGCGACGTGCGCTCGCTCGTGATCCACCCCGCGTCGACCACGCACGCGCAGCTCACGCCCGAGCAGCAGCTCACGGCCGGCGTCACGCCGGGCCTCGTGCGCCTGTCCGTCGGCATCGAGAACATCGAGGACCTCAAGGCAGACCTCGACGAGGCTCTCGCCGCGGCTCGCCGCGTGTCGGAGGCCGCTCGCGCCTGA
- a CDS encoding MFS transporter: MNPSTESRGAAKWALLSLAIGSFGIGMTEFVVMGLLPNIASELLPTLWASSPEDALSQAGWLISLYALGVVVGAPTIAGFVARYPRHRVMIGLAVALTVFNALTVVLPTFELVGASRFLAGLPHGAYFGIGALVAAEVMGPGNRAKGVAFILTGLTVANVVGVPLGTFLGQMWGWRAAFAVVTLVFAFATVCIVFFVPEHPGSPGRTMREELGVFRIPQVWFTLGVGAIGFGGFFAVYSYIAPLVTDVAGSPEWAVPIILVLMGLGMTPGNLVGGHLADIDLRRTLLFGLAAMAVVFALLAVFSFWIITLALLVFVVGFVSSVLSPTIQTRLMDVAGDTQSIAAAMNHSALNIGNSLGAFLGGVVIAGGWGFTAPSWTGAALAVAGLLIALLSYRAEARRPAFAPA, encoded by the coding sequence GTGAATCCCTCGACTGAATCGAGGGGTGCGGCGAAGTGGGCGCTCCTCTCCCTCGCCATCGGCAGTTTCGGCATCGGCATGACCGAGTTCGTCGTCATGGGCCTGCTGCCCAACATCGCAAGCGAGCTCCTGCCCACCCTGTGGGCCAGCAGCCCCGAGGACGCGCTGAGCCAGGCCGGCTGGCTGATCTCGCTCTACGCCCTCGGCGTCGTGGTCGGCGCGCCGACCATCGCGGGCTTCGTCGCGCGATACCCGCGGCACCGCGTGATGATCGGCCTCGCGGTGGCGCTGACCGTCTTCAACGCGCTCACGGTGGTCCTGCCGACGTTCGAGCTCGTCGGCGCGTCTCGCTTTCTCGCAGGTCTGCCGCACGGTGCCTACTTCGGCATCGGGGCCCTCGTCGCCGCCGAGGTCATGGGACCGGGAAACCGCGCGAAGGGTGTCGCCTTCATCCTCACCGGTCTCACCGTGGCGAACGTCGTCGGGGTGCCGCTGGGAACCTTCCTCGGCCAGATGTGGGGATGGCGGGCGGCTTTCGCCGTCGTCACTCTCGTGTTCGCGTTCGCGACGGTCTGCATCGTCTTCTTCGTGCCGGAGCACCCCGGTTCGCCCGGGCGGACGATGCGTGAGGAGCTCGGTGTCTTCCGCATCCCGCAGGTCTGGTTCACCCTCGGGGTGGGGGCGATCGGCTTCGGCGGATTCTTCGCGGTCTACAGCTACATCGCCCCGCTCGTGACGGATGTCGCCGGCTCACCCGAGTGGGCGGTTCCGATCATCCTGGTGCTGATGGGGCTGGGGATGACGCCCGGAAACCTCGTGGGCGGACATCTCGCCGACATCGACCTCCGCCGCACGCTGCTGTTCGGGCTCGCTGCGATGGCGGTGGTGTTCGCGCTTCTCGCCGTGTTCTCGTTCTGGATCATCACGCTCGCGCTGCTCGTGTTCGTCGTCGGCTTCGTGTCGTCGGTGCTGAGCCCGACCATCCAGACCCGGCTGATGGACGTGGCGGGAGACACCCAGTCGATCGCGGCAGCCATGAACCACTCGGCGCTCAACATCGGCAACAGCCTCGGTGCCTTCCTCGGCGGTGTCGTGATCGCTGGCGGATGGGGCTTCACCGCCCCCTCGTGGACCGGCGCGGCGCTCGCGGTGGCAGGGCTGCTGATCGCGCTCCTGTCGTATCGGGCGGAGGCCCGCAGGCCCGCGTTCGCTCCTGCCTGA
- a CDS encoding thiamine-binding protein yields MLIAFSVAPSGTPSDGSERSDASVHDAVAAAVRVVRESGLPHRTTSMFTEIEGPDWDSVMDVVKRATEAVMPFGSRVSLVLKADIRPGYSGELDAKIERLEAAIDESDTP; encoded by the coding sequence ATGCTGATCGCCTTCTCCGTCGCCCCGAGCGGCACCCCCTCCGACGGATCGGAGCGCTCGGACGCCTCCGTGCACGACGCGGTCGCCGCCGCAGTCCGCGTCGTAAGGGAATCGGGCCTTCCGCACCGCACGACAAGCATGTTCACCGAGATCGAAGGACCGGACTGGGACAGCGTGATGGACGTGGTCAAGCGTGCGACGGAAGCCGTGATGCCGTTCGGCTCGCGGGTGTCGCTGGTGCTCAAAGCCGACATCCGCCCCGGTTACTCCGGAGAGCTCGATGCGAAGATCGAGCGACTCGAAGCGGCGATCGACGAGTCCGACACCCCGTAG
- a CDS encoding NADH:flavin oxidoreductase/NADH oxidase, translated as MSILFSPVSIRSATFRNRLWVSPMCMYSAVDGVVQEWHHTHLAQFASGGAGLIVAEATAVVPEGRISPRDVGLWNDEQRDAWKPIVEAIHARGASAGIQLAHAGRKASTWWPWADERGSVPESEGGWTTTAPSAVAYEGFASPVALDSDGIEAVVDGFATASRRALDAGFDVLEIHGAHGYLLHQFLSPLSNLREDEYGGTLENRARLLLRVVETVRGVAGDDVPLFVRISATDHADGGFTPDEAATVGEWASARGADLIDVSSGGLVAHQQISVFPGYQVPLAETVRQGGRIPVSAVGLITAAEQAEKVLADGAADAIFAGREWLRDPHFALRAAHELGADVSWPPQYERALWR; from the coding sequence GTGAGCATTCTCTTCTCCCCCGTCAGCATCCGATCTGCCACGTTCCGCAACCGTCTCTGGGTATCACCCATGTGCATGTACAGCGCCGTCGACGGCGTCGTGCAGGAGTGGCACCACACGCACCTCGCCCAGTTCGCGTCCGGCGGCGCCGGCCTCATCGTTGCCGAGGCGACCGCCGTGGTGCCGGAGGGCCGAATCTCCCCGCGCGATGTCGGGCTCTGGAACGACGAGCAGCGTGATGCGTGGAAGCCGATCGTCGAGGCGATCCACGCGCGCGGCGCGTCCGCCGGGATCCAGCTCGCGCACGCCGGACGCAAGGCGTCGACGTGGTGGCCGTGGGCCGACGAGCGCGGGTCCGTGCCCGAGAGCGAGGGCGGCTGGACCACGACCGCACCGTCCGCCGTCGCCTACGAGGGCTTCGCCTCCCCGGTCGCGCTCGACTCCGACGGCATCGAGGCCGTGGTCGACGGCTTCGCCACTGCGTCGCGCAGGGCATTGGACGCCGGCTTCGACGTCCTCGAGATCCATGGGGCGCACGGTTATCTCCTGCACCAGTTCCTCTCCCCCCTGTCGAACCTCCGAGAGGACGAGTACGGAGGGACTCTCGAGAACAGGGCGCGCCTCCTCCTGCGCGTGGTGGAGACCGTGCGCGGCGTCGCCGGCGACGATGTGCCCCTGTTCGTGCGCATCTCCGCGACCGATCACGCCGACGGCGGCTTCACGCCAGACGAGGCCGCGACCGTCGGCGAGTGGGCGTCCGCGCGTGGGGCCGACCTGATCGACGTCTCCAGCGGAGGCCTGGTCGCACATCAGCAGATCAGTGTGTTCCCCGGTTACCAGGTGCCGCTCGCCGAGACCGTCCGCCAGGGCGGACGCATCCCGGTATCCGCAGTCGGGCTGATCACCGCCGCCGAGCAGGCCGAGAAAGTGCTCGCCGATGGCGCAGCAGACGCGATCTTCGCGGGCCGAGAATGGCTGCGCGACCCTCACTTCGCGCTGCGCGCGGCCCACGAGCTCGGCGCCGACGTGTCGTGGCCTCCGCAGTACGAGCGCGCGCTCTGGCGCTGA
- a CDS encoding helix-turn-helix domain-containing protein encodes MTQPVPELVPLTPGGRRVLDAASKLFYERGIHAVGVDTIAEAAGVTKKTLYDRFGSKEALVVSYLQHRDARWRDHVASELARVPEPGPERVLAIFDAAISWSDENSPKGCSAINARAEIGEGNDDHPVFPEVSRQKIWLLDVFEELCAEARVRDPRATAQAMMLLYEGAIVTVGMATFAEPFAIARTWAAALLAQD; translated from the coding sequence ATGACGCAGCCGGTTCCGGAACTCGTCCCCCTGACCCCGGGAGGACGACGCGTCCTCGACGCGGCTTCGAAGCTCTTCTACGAGCGAGGCATCCATGCCGTGGGCGTCGACACGATCGCCGAAGCCGCCGGCGTGACGAAGAAGACTCTCTACGACCGGTTCGGATCCAAGGAGGCCCTCGTCGTCTCCTATCTGCAGCACCGTGACGCCCGGTGGCGCGACCATGTCGCGTCAGAACTCGCCCGAGTGCCGGAGCCCGGACCCGAGCGCGTGCTCGCGATCTTCGACGCCGCGATCTCATGGTCGGACGAGAACAGCCCCAAGGGATGCAGCGCCATCAACGCCCGCGCCGAGATCGGCGAGGGCAACGACGACCACCCGGTGTTCCCCGAGGTCTCCCGACAGAAGATCTGGCTGCTCGACGTCTTCGAGGAGCTCTGCGCCGAGGCCCGCGTGCGCGATCCCCGCGCGACGGCCCAGGCGATGATGCTGCTCTACGAGGGCGCGATCGTCACGGTGGGCATGGCGACTTTCGCCGAGCCGTTCGCGATCGCGCGTACCTGGGCGGCAGCGCTGCTGGCGCAGGACTGA
- a CDS encoding homoserine O-acetyltransferase: MDWQTTSEDTVPSAPVTEADVRLLRARPPATGAWRDGDPAGGRRFASFGAFPTESGSELPGIRLAYETWGELNAARDNAVLILHALTGDSHVRGAAGAGHPTTGWWDDIVGPGAPIDTDRWFVIAPNMLGGCQGSTGPASIAPSGYEWASRFPYLTIRDQVAAQVRLADALGIDVWAAVVGGSMGGMHALEWAVSHPERVERLAVLSSPPVTTADQIALNTVQLETIRMDPRFQGGEYYDLADGDGPHRGLALARRMALLSYRSPIELNQRFQRSWQSGVSPLGHGGRFAVESYLDFHGNKFTRRFDANSYVTVVEAMNSHDVGRDRGGVEEALRTVTATTLVLGIDSDRLFPVDGQHRIARSIPNTLDGDEAVVLSSDFGHDGFLIETEAVGRHLRRLLDS; the protein is encoded by the coding sequence ATGGACTGGCAGACGACCTCTGAAGACACGGTGCCCTCGGCGCCCGTGACGGAGGCCGACGTACGTCTGCTCCGCGCGCGACCACCCGCGACCGGCGCCTGGCGCGACGGAGACCCCGCCGGCGGACGCCGCTTCGCCTCCTTCGGTGCCTTCCCCACTGAGAGCGGCTCGGAGCTCCCCGGCATCCGCCTCGCCTACGAGACCTGGGGAGAGCTCAATGCGGCGCGCGACAACGCGGTCCTGATCCTGCACGCTCTCACCGGCGACAGCCACGTGCGCGGCGCAGCCGGGGCCGGGCACCCCACGACCGGCTGGTGGGACGACATCGTCGGACCCGGTGCGCCGATCGACACCGACCGTTGGTTCGTCATCGCTCCGAACATGCTCGGCGGATGCCAGGGGTCCACGGGACCCGCGAGCATCGCGCCGTCCGGATACGAGTGGGCATCGCGCTTCCCGTACCTGACGATCCGCGACCAGGTCGCAGCCCAGGTGCGGCTCGCAGACGCTCTCGGCATCGACGTCTGGGCAGCCGTCGTCGGCGGTTCGATGGGCGGCATGCACGCACTCGAATGGGCGGTCTCCCACCCCGAGCGCGTCGAACGCCTCGCCGTGCTCTCGTCGCCCCCGGTGACGACCGCCGACCAGATCGCCCTCAACACGGTGCAGCTCGAGACGATCCGCATGGATCCGCGCTTCCAGGGCGGCGAGTACTACGACTTGGCGGACGGAGACGGTCCGCACCGTGGCCTCGCTCTCGCTCGACGCATGGCGCTGCTGAGCTATCGCAGCCCCATCGAACTCAATCAGCGGTTCCAGCGCTCGTGGCAGTCAGGTGTGTCGCCTCTCGGGCACGGCGGACGATTCGCGGTCGAGTCGTACCTCGACTTCCACGGCAACAAGTTCACCCGGCGTTTCGACGCGAACAGCTACGTCACGGTCGTCGAGGCGATGAACTCGCACGACGTCGGACGCGACCGCGGAGGGGTCGAGGAGGCGCTCCGCACCGTGACCGCCACCACCCTCGTGCTCGGGATCGACAGCGACAGGCTGTTCCCCGTCGACGGACAGCACCGCATCGCGCGGAGCATCCCGAACACCCTCGACGGCGACGAGGCGGTCGTCCTCAGCAGCGACTTCGGTCACGACGGGTTCCTCATCGAGACCGAAGCGGTCGGCAGGCATCTGCGCCGACTGCTCGACAGCTAG
- a CDS encoding endonuclease/exonuclease/phosphatase family protein, whose protein sequence is MIDVTSTPTARRRSSARAGRIIAVAGLVLLVGIVCTWVPGVVGTAAAAALPWCGLALAVLVVFALILAHRVTLVLLAPVLVWTLAMLPSAPGLAAAAPPQSAPIEIVSQNVRAHSGGAAASAAELADMSADVIALTELDGDSLQAARETLASTYPHSYAIGTVAVWSRYPIADAQPLTLGLDWKRALRVVVNAPDADVAVYVMHAASVRPGVQQERDTMLSGIADAVASDPAESIVVVGDFNAASADPALGAVRSRLEWVRPTDGTLGLTWPAALPLARIDHVFVRGLTVLESTTARVGNSDHLATVTTVAG, encoded by the coding sequence ATGATCGACGTCACCTCGACACCGACCGCACGTCGGCGCTCGTCCGCGCGTGCGGGCCGCATCATCGCCGTGGCCGGTCTGGTGCTTCTCGTCGGCATCGTCTGCACCTGGGTCCCCGGTGTCGTCGGCACCGCTGCCGCCGCTGCCCTGCCGTGGTGCGGGCTCGCCCTCGCCGTGCTCGTCGTCTTCGCGCTGATCCTGGCGCATCGCGTCACGCTGGTCCTGCTCGCACCCGTCCTCGTGTGGACCCTCGCGATGCTGCCGTCGGCTCCCGGGCTCGCCGCAGCCGCGCCTCCGCAGAGCGCGCCGATCGAGATCGTCAGCCAGAACGTGCGCGCCCACTCGGGTGGAGCGGCGGCCTCGGCAGCGGAGCTCGCCGACATGTCCGCCGACGTGATCGCCCTGACCGAGCTCGACGGCGACAGCCTCCAGGCCGCGCGCGAGACTCTCGCCTCCACCTATCCGCACTCGTACGCGATCGGCACGGTGGCCGTCTGGAGCCGCTATCCGATCGCGGACGCGCAGCCGCTGACCCTCGGGCTCGACTGGAAGCGTGCACTCCGAGTCGTCGTGAACGCGCCGGATGCCGACGTCGCCGTGTACGTCATGCACGCGGCGTCCGTGCGTCCCGGCGTGCAGCAGGAGCGCGACACGATGCTCTCGGGAATCGCCGACGCCGTCGCCTCCGACCCCGCGGAGTCGATCGTGGTTGTGGGCGACTTCAACGCCGCATCAGCCGACCCCGCTCTCGGCGCCGTCCGCTCGCGGCTGGAGTGGGTCAGACCGACCGATGGCACCCTCGGCCTCACCTGGCCCGCAGCGCTTCCCCTCGCCCGCATCGATCATGTCTTCGTGCGAGGACTGACGGTGCTCGAATCGACGACGGCCCGCGTCGGGAACAGCGATCACCTCGCCACGGTCACGACGGTGGCCGGCTGA
- a CDS encoding NAD(P)H-hydrate dehydratase, which translates to MSDVREWSRHDSVRCVRVPGPEDDKYSRGVVGLRTGSSTYPGAAVLGVEAAWRTGAGFVRYIGDGRAADAVMARRPETVVSPQAAGARVGAWVIGSGTDPAMRTADDERELRGILDGEGPVVVDAGALDLAAGSRAPLLLTPHGREFARLQERIGSAPQEDRARAAADVAIRLGAVVLLKGAQTLIADPDGSVIRVDAGTGWMATAGTGDVLGGVLGALLAANPDAPRAEVAASGAWLHGHAGRIAAGIGAHGGGHGHPIVALDVAEALPLAIADVLA; encoded by the coding sequence ATGTCCGATGTGCGCGAATGGTCCCGTCACGACTCCGTGCGGTGCGTGCGGGTTCCGGGGCCGGAGGACGACAAGTACTCGCGCGGTGTCGTGGGATTGCGTACCGGCTCATCGACCTACCCCGGCGCCGCGGTGCTGGGCGTCGAAGCCGCGTGGCGCACGGGCGCGGGTTTCGTGCGGTACATCGGAGACGGGCGTGCGGCGGACGCCGTGATGGCGCGTCGCCCAGAGACCGTCGTCAGCCCCCAGGCGGCCGGCGCGCGTGTCGGAGCGTGGGTCATCGGATCGGGGACGGACCCGGCGATGCGGACGGCCGACGATGAGCGTGAGCTGCGGGGCATCCTCGACGGCGAGGGGCCGGTGGTGGTCGATGCCGGTGCATTGGATCTTGCCGCAGGATCGCGAGCGCCGCTGCTGCTGACCCCGCACGGGCGCGAGTTCGCCCGGCTGCAGGAGCGGATCGGATCGGCTCCGCAAGAGGACCGTGCGCGCGCGGCGGCGGATGTCGCGATACGGCTCGGCGCGGTCGTGCTTCTCAAGGGCGCGCAGACGCTCATCGCGGACCCCGACGGCTCGGTGATCCGCGTGGATGCGGGCACCGGGTGGATGGCGACGGCGGGCACCGGCGACGTGCTCGGCGGCGTGCTCGGCGCGCTGCTCGCCGCGAACCCTGATGCTCCGCGCGCGGAGGTCGCGGCATCCGGAGCCTGGCTGCACGGGCACGCGGGGCGGATCGCCGCAGGCATCGGTGCACACGGCGGCGGGCACGGGCATCCGATCGTCGCCCTCGATGTGGCGGAGGCGCTTCCTCTCGCGATCGCGGACGTCCTCGCGTGA
- a CDS encoding DMT family transporter, translating into MSKQIGVLRAVGAVAASAAFVVSWSSGFIIPAFATVEVSALTLLVWRFVPLAVVLLAVVLITGAGRGVSGRDLRAQASIGLFAQFGYCVAVYGAVAAGIATGTVALIDAVQPLVVAVLVGPVLGLRVRGSQWVGLVVGAVGVLLVVRSQFGSSAAPLIAYLLPAVAMVCLIVGTLLQRKSSVETGVLLTLTVHVTVTAALLVVIAAVAGALTPPSSASFWLAVVLTAVFPTLAAYGLYWWLLRRVGITALQALLFLIAPTTSLAGGMLLGEPLTLVTVIGFVLCGIGVAVVLIGDSRPDDHDRKPRPDGVHPRSRPEHRTVEAW; encoded by the coding sequence ATGAGTAAACAGATCGGTGTACTTCGTGCCGTGGGGGCGGTCGCCGCCTCAGCCGCCTTCGTCGTGTCCTGGAGTTCGGGGTTCATCATCCCGGCGTTCGCCACCGTCGAGGTGTCTGCGCTGACGCTCCTCGTCTGGCGCTTCGTGCCGCTCGCCGTGGTCCTCCTCGCCGTCGTCCTGATCACCGGCGCGGGCAGGGGAGTGAGCGGCCGTGATCTGCGCGCTCAGGCATCGATCGGACTCTTCGCGCAGTTCGGTTACTGCGTCGCGGTGTACGGGGCCGTCGCCGCGGGCATCGCGACGGGGACGGTCGCTCTGATCGACGCCGTGCAGCCGCTCGTGGTCGCCGTCCTCGTGGGTCCGGTGCTCGGTCTGCGCGTCAGAGGTTCGCAGTGGGTGGGACTCGTGGTCGGGGCGGTCGGGGTCCTCCTGGTCGTGCGCTCGCAGTTCGGATCCTCGGCTGCTCCGCTGATCGCCTATCTGCTGCCTGCCGTCGCGATGGTGTGCCTCATCGTCGGAACGCTGCTGCAGCGGAAGTCGTCGGTGGAGACCGGGGTGCTCCTGACCCTCACGGTCCACGTCACGGTGACTGCGGCGCTGCTGGTGGTGATCGCGGCGGTGGCAGGTGCCCTGACCCCGCCGTCGTCGGCGTCGTTCTGGCTCGCGGTCGTCCTGACCGCCGTGTTCCCCACCCTGGCGGCGTACGGCCTCTACTGGTGGCTTCTGCGGCGGGTGGGCATCACCGCGCTTCAGGCGCTGCTGTTCCTGATCGCGCCGACCACCTCACTCGCGGGCGGCATGCTGCTCGGGGAGCCGCTCACCCTCGTCACCGTCATCGGATTCGTGCTGTGCGGAATCGGGGTCGCCGTCGTCCTCATCGGCGACTCCCGCCCCGACGATCATGACCGGAAACCGCGACCCGACGGCGTGCACCCGCGTTCACGGCCGGAACATCGTACGGTGGAGGCATGGTGA
- a CDS encoding NUDIX hydrolase: MSEPDDLPVAGTAVLLRAAERGFEVLMMRRPDRGSFPGAWVFPGGKVEQHDRRDGDDEQDHARRAAVRETFEEVGLVITDPVVVSRWQPPVEAPVRIRTWFFLADAPDAQDSALRISADEVVDAAWVTPADALRKHSAGEWMLFPPTWVTLHQLTRFESTEEALSAGGVARHFSTRVVESDLGTAFEWEGLRLETGSLPWRIVPS, translated from the coding sequence GTGAGCGAGCCTGACGACCTCCCCGTGGCAGGGACGGCTGTACTGCTGCGCGCCGCTGAACGAGGCTTCGAGGTGCTGATGATGCGCCGACCCGACCGCGGATCGTTCCCCGGTGCCTGGGTCTTCCCGGGAGGCAAGGTCGAGCAGCACGATCGCCGGGACGGCGATGATGAGCAGGACCACGCGCGTCGCGCTGCCGTCCGCGAGACGTTCGAAGAGGTCGGCCTCGTCATCACCGATCCTGTCGTCGTATCCCGGTGGCAGCCGCCAGTCGAGGCGCCGGTCCGCATCAGGACCTGGTTCTTCCTTGCAGACGCCCCGGACGCCCAGGACAGCGCGCTGCGGATCTCTGCCGATGAGGTGGTGGATGCGGCGTGGGTCACGCCCGCTGACGCGCTGCGGAAGCACTCCGCCGGAGAATGGATGCTCTTTCCCCCGACCTGGGTGACGCTGCATCAGCTCACTCGGTTCGAGAGCACCGAAGAAGCGCTCTCTGCGGGTGGCGTCGCGAGGCACTTCTCGACGAGGGTCGTCGAGTCGGACCTGGGCACCGCCTTCGAGTGGGAGGGGCTGCGTCTCGAGACCGGCTCGCTGCCGTGGCGGATCGTTCCGAGCTAG